In the genome of Ensifer adhaerens, one region contains:
- a CDS encoding Invasion protein IalB, involved in pathogenesis — MITSPLKRAMLGLAALATIAITLPAQAATQPPPAPGQGQGTVRSTHGAWSIICDTPAGASEEQCALMQNVVADDRPEVGLSVVVLKTADRKSRILRVLAPLGVLLPNGLGLNVDGKDIGRAYFVRCFSDGCYAEVVLQDDLLKTLRAGTQATFIVFQSPEEGIGIPVDLKGFAEGYDALP, encoded by the coding sequence ATGATAACCAGCCCGTTGAAGCGCGCAATGCTTGGCCTCGCCGCCCTCGCGACGATTGCGATCACACTGCCCGCGCAGGCCGCAACCCAGCCGCCACCCGCACCGGGTCAAGGTCAGGGCACAGTGCGCTCCACCCACGGCGCCTGGTCGATCATCTGCGATACACCGGCCGGAGCTTCGGAAGAGCAATGCGCCCTGATGCAGAATGTCGTGGCCGATGACCGTCCGGAAGTCGGTCTGTCGGTGGTTGTGCTGAAGACGGCGGACCGCAAGTCGCGCATCCTGCGCGTGCTGGCACCGCTCGGCGTTCTCCTGCCCAACGGGCTCGGCCTGAACGTGGACGGCAAGGATATCGGCCGCGCCTATTTCGTCCGCTGCTTTTCGGACGGATGCTATGCGGAAGTCGTCCTGCAGGATGATCTGCTGAAAACCTTGCGCGCAGGAACGCAGGCCACGTTCATCGTCTTCCAGTCGCCTGAAGAGGGCATCGGCATTCCGGTCGATCTCAAGGGTTTTGCAGAAGGCTACGACGCCCTGCCCTGA
- a CDS encoding PAS domain S-box-containing protein/diguanylate cyclase (GGDEF) domain-containing protein, giving the protein MHEDTLPDTDVPTVPEQPASGPVDVEARILLALPDIVWCLDRHRRFRLCNAAFETFTGVSQQELAGKLPPFEGVELPDFIRGFMTHATECQSERGEYVVRNPRTGLRIYFETTEIALNGPDGTIDGFVCVAHDMTRRKSLELELTASRNELFQHAYYDPMTGLPNLRHLSGKLAEAVSVAGADRTHGAVLKIDLDRFSAINETVGRASGDKVLVELAKRLREEAERSGDFLSRLDGASFAMIVTRPALPDSIARDCERLLTRISKPFFVEQKLLTVTASIGASFYPEHGDNPEQLLSQADIALLFAKRGGQNTWRVFDDSLIDEARERFELEADLRKSIEGNDFTAHFQAKINLQTGEIAGVEALMRWNHPEMGSIPPGVFIPLAEQTGLIIPLGERIMTDACHFARKWNDGVRKPVRVSVNLSPRQIMLDDFVPLLKGCISRAGCRSNWLELEITESMLMSDPQRIDELMRGLSALGIAVSIDDFGTGYSAISSLTRYPIATLKIDRSFVHTRVNDGKPSAIARTIVAMARELGIKCVAEGIELASEADMMRKIGCDEGQGFLWHRPMPEEDFFLWVERYEKTAAAG; this is encoded by the coding sequence ATGCATGAAGACACGCTGCCTGACACGGACGTTCCAACCGTGCCGGAGCAACCGGCATCGGGGCCGGTCGATGTGGAAGCGCGCATTCTCCTTGCCCTGCCCGATATCGTCTGGTGCCTTGATCGACACAGACGTTTTCGTCTTTGCAACGCAGCCTTCGAGACTTTTACGGGCGTGTCGCAGCAGGAGCTTGCCGGCAAGCTGCCGCCCTTCGAGGGCGTGGAACTGCCGGACTTCATTCGCGGGTTCATGACCCATGCAACCGAGTGCCAGAGCGAGCGCGGAGAATATGTCGTCCGCAATCCCAGGACAGGGCTGCGGATATATTTCGAGACAACCGAGATCGCGCTCAACGGCCCGGACGGAACAATCGACGGTTTTGTCTGCGTCGCCCATGACATGACGCGTCGCAAAAGTCTGGAACTTGAGCTCACCGCGAGCCGTAACGAGCTTTTCCAGCACGCCTATTACGACCCGATGACGGGGTTGCCCAATCTCCGCCACCTCTCCGGGAAGCTCGCCGAAGCAGTGTCGGTTGCCGGCGCTGACCGAACCCATGGCGCCGTGCTCAAGATCGACCTCGACCGTTTCAGCGCAATCAACGAGACGGTGGGGCGGGCGTCGGGAGACAAGGTCCTGGTCGAGCTTGCCAAGCGCTTGCGGGAGGAGGCCGAACGCAGCGGAGACTTTCTCTCTCGCCTCGACGGCGCCAGTTTTGCGATGATCGTGACCCGACCTGCCCTTCCGGACAGCATTGCGCGTGACTGCGAACGACTGCTCACACGGATATCGAAGCCGTTTTTCGTCGAGCAGAAGCTGCTGACCGTCACGGCCAGCATTGGCGCGTCCTTCTATCCGGAACATGGTGACAATCCCGAGCAGCTTCTGTCCCAGGCCGACATCGCGCTGCTCTTTGCCAAGCGCGGAGGCCAGAATACCTGGCGCGTCTTCGACGACAGCCTGATCGATGAGGCACGCGAACGCTTCGAGCTGGAAGCCGATCTGCGCAAGTCGATCGAAGGCAATGATTTCACGGCACATTTCCAGGCCAAGATCAATCTGCAGACCGGCGAGATCGCCGGTGTCGAAGCGCTGATGCGCTGGAACCATCCCGAGATGGGCTCCATACCGCCCGGCGTTTTCATCCCGCTCGCGGAGCAGACGGGGCTGATCATTCCGCTCGGCGAGCGGATCATGACGGATGCCTGCCATTTCGCACGCAAATGGAACGACGGGGTGCGGAAGCCGGTCAGGGTATCGGTCAACCTCTCCCCCCGGCAGATCATGCTGGACGACTTCGTGCCGCTGCTCAAAGGCTGCATTTCACGGGCGGGCTGCCGGTCGAACTGGCTGGAACTGGAAATCACCGAAAGCATGCTGATGTCCGATCCGCAGCGGATCGACGAGTTGATGCGCGGACTCTCCGCGCTCGGCATTGCCGTTTCGATCGACGACTTCGGCACCGGCTATTCGGCGATCAGCAGCCTGACGCGCTATCCGATCGCGACGCTGAAAATCGACCGCAGTTTCGTGCACACCCGCGTGAACGACGGCAAGCCGTCGGCCATTGCCCGCACCATTGTCGCGATGGCGCGGGAACTCGGGATCAAATGCGTGGCAGAGGGCATAGAGCTGGCCTCGGAAGCCGACATGATGCGCAAGATCGGCTGCGACGAAGGCCAGGGCTTCCTCTGGCATCGCCCGATGCCGGAGGAGGACTTCTTCCTCTGGGTTGAGCGCTATGAAAAGACAGCCGCTGCCGGCTAG
- a CDS encoding protoheme IX farnesyltransferase: protein MSLIDNREIDDTQAGFRISEASAGDFFALLKPRVMSLVVFTAFAGLILAPGSIHPLMGFFAIVCIAVGAGASGALNMWYDADIDAVMARTATRPIPAGKIIPGEALAFGLVLSAFAVAILGLAVNTLSAGLLAFTIFFYAVVYTMWLKRSTPQNIVIGGAAGAFPPMIGWACVTGGVSIDSICLFLIIFLWTPAHFWALALFKMKDYGAAGVPMLPNVSGVATTKTQIVLYSVLTAMAGVAPTFTGLASVWYGTFAGILGLIFVAMSISVYRMDENDQKMVPAKKLFAYSILYLFVIFSALMVDHYAASLLHLGGLI from the coding sequence ATGTCTTTGATCGACAACCGCGAAATCGACGATACGCAGGCGGGCTTCCGGATTTCGGAAGCTTCGGCAGGGGATTTCTTCGCCCTGCTGAAGCCGCGCGTGATGTCGCTTGTCGTTTTCACGGCCTTCGCCGGACTGATCCTCGCGCCGGGCTCGATCCATCCTCTGATGGGGTTCTTCGCCATCGTCTGCATCGCCGTGGGTGCGGGTGCATCCGGCGCGCTGAACATGTGGTACGATGCCGACATCGACGCCGTCATGGCCCGCACGGCAACACGCCCGATCCCCGCGGGCAAAATCATTCCGGGCGAAGCGCTTGCCTTCGGTCTCGTTCTCTCCGCCTTTGCGGTCGCAATCCTCGGTCTCGCGGTCAACACGCTGTCCGCCGGACTGTTGGCCTTCACCATCTTCTTCTACGCCGTTGTCTACACGATGTGGCTCAAGCGCTCGACGCCGCAGAACATCGTTATCGGCGGTGCTGCCGGCGCCTTCCCGCCCATGATCGGCTGGGCCTGCGTCACCGGCGGCGTGTCCATCGACAGCATCTGTCTGTTCCTCATCATCTTCCTCTGGACGCCGGCGCATTTCTGGGCGCTCGCACTCTTCAAGATGAAGGATTACGGCGCGGCCGGCGTGCCCATGCTGCCCAACGTTTCGGGGGTCGCCACCACCAAGACGCAGATCGTGCTCTATTCGGTTCTGACCGCCATGGCTGGCGTCGCACCGACTTTCACGGGCCTCGCAAGCGTCTGGTACGGCACCTTCGCAGGTATACTCGGACTGATTTTCGTGGCCATGTCGATCAGCGTCTACCGCATGGATGAGAACGACCAGAAAATGGTTCCAGCCAAGAAGCTCTTCGCCTATTCGATCCTCTATCTCTTCGTCATCTTCTCTGCGCTGATGGTCGACCATTATGCAGCGAGCCTTCTTCACCTGGGAGGGCTGATCTGA
- a CDS encoding DnaJ C terminal domain-containing protein, whose amino-acid sequence MRDPYSVLGVKPTASLEEIKAAWRAQAKSLHPDRNRSDPNAHVRFAEVGQAYQLLKDPEKRQRFDQERRLAEEARRRESASGASRATEGQSRSESSESDIFSSFWRKVAGQQPAPDKAPDLAVEAQISIEDIFEKKKPLVQLPDGKTLRVAMPEGVTDGRQVRIAAQGHRVHGLKRGDVVVTFRIAPHPVFRADGLDLYTNLPVDIENAVLGCETIVDAPDGTVRVTVPEWSGSDRTLRIRGRGLPGRDGGRGDLYAEIRVMLWDHPDDKVKDLMRSLREGLFL is encoded by the coding sequence ATGCGTGACCCCTACAGCGTGCTGGGCGTGAAGCCGACAGCCAGCCTTGAGGAGATCAAGGCGGCATGGCGGGCGCAGGCCAAGTCGCTGCATCCCGACCGGAACCGCAGCGATCCCAATGCGCATGTTCGTTTTGCGGAAGTTGGCCAAGCCTATCAATTGCTGAAGGATCCCGAAAAACGCCAGCGCTTCGATCAGGAGCGACGTCTGGCGGAGGAGGCGCGGCGGCGCGAGTCGGCGAGCGGCGCCTCACGCGCAACGGAAGGACAGTCGAGGAGTGAGTCCTCGGAGAGCGACATCTTTTCCAGCTTCTGGAGAAAAGTGGCCGGTCAGCAGCCCGCCCCCGACAAGGCCCCCGACCTCGCCGTCGAGGCACAGATCTCCATCGAGGACATCTTCGAGAAGAAAAAGCCGCTCGTGCAGCTTCCGGACGGGAAAACCCTGCGCGTAGCCATGCCGGAAGGGGTGACGGATGGGCGACAGGTGCGGATCGCGGCACAGGGTCACCGCGTGCACGGTCTGAAGCGGGGCGATGTCGTCGTCACGTTCCGCATCGCGCCCCATCCCGTATTCCGCGCGGACGGGCTCGACCTTTACACCAACCTTCCCGTGGACATCGAGAACGCGGTGCTGGGTTGCGAAACCATCGTGGATGCGCCCGACGGCACCGTGCGGGTGACGGTCCCGGAATGGTCCGGCTCGGACCGGACACTGCGAATTCGCGGACGGGGGCTGCCCGGGCGCGACGGCGGGCGCGGCGACCTCTATGCCGAAATTCGCGTGATGCTGTGGGACCACCCCGATGACAAGGTCAAGGATCTCATGCGCAGCCTGCGCGAAGGGCTGTTTCTGTAG
- a CDS encoding Polysaccharide deacetylase gives MTGGLKLLARQQAKRLGIAGGLEASAMLSSLGLGRSLSGRGVIFTLHHVRPHLARNCEPNRHLEITPQFLDEAIGAVLEEGYLPIALSQLPDWLKHGDPAKPVAIFTLDDGYRDNAVHAAPVFARHDVPYTIFVTRGLTERTHTLWWETLEALVNATTEIDYDFGQGMELVEASTPSQKMAAYERIGASIIGANEAEAIVQLNECARAYGVNADAIVRDLIMDRKELQALATQPLAHLGAHTISHRALSFLSRNAAIDEMTASAIYVTGITGRRNRIFSYPYGFAEAVSKRDRDLVLECGFDLAVTTAPGTLTDRALAHMGGLPRVSLNGLYQKARYVRALASGIPFKLLN, from the coding sequence ATGACGGGTGGACTGAAACTGCTTGCCAGGCAACAGGCCAAGCGATTGGGAATAGCCGGCGGACTGGAAGCATCCGCCATGTTGAGCAGCCTTGGACTGGGGCGCAGCCTTTCCGGGCGCGGCGTCATCTTCACGCTGCATCACGTCCGCCCTCATCTTGCGCGTAACTGCGAGCCCAACCGCCATCTCGAAATCACGCCACAGTTTCTCGACGAGGCAATCGGCGCGGTGCTCGAGGAAGGGTATCTGCCGATCGCGCTGTCTCAACTGCCGGACTGGCTGAAGCATGGCGATCCGGCAAAACCCGTGGCCATCTTCACGCTCGACGACGGCTATCGCGACAATGCGGTGCATGCGGCCCCGGTCTTCGCCCGCCATGACGTGCCCTACACGATCTTCGTCACGCGCGGCCTCACCGAACGGACGCACACGCTCTGGTGGGAGACGCTGGAAGCGCTGGTGAACGCCACGACAGAAATCGACTACGATTTCGGCCAGGGGATGGAGTTGGTGGAAGCGTCCACGCCCAGCCAGAAAATGGCGGCCTATGAGCGCATCGGCGCCAGCATTATCGGCGCGAACGAGGCGGAGGCGATCGTCCAGCTGAACGAGTGCGCGCGGGCCTATGGCGTCAACGCGGATGCGATTGTCCGCGACCTCATCATGGATCGGAAGGAACTGCAGGCGCTGGCGACGCAGCCGCTTGCCCATCTGGGCGCCCACACCATTTCACACCGCGCGCTGTCGTTCCTGAGCCGCAATGCGGCCATCGACGAGATGACCGCTTCGGCGATCTACGTCACCGGGATAACCGGGCGACGGAACCGGATATTCTCCTACCCCTACGGTTTTGCAGAGGCTGTCTCGAAACGGGACAGGGATCTCGTGCTCGAATGCGGCTTCGATCTCGCCGTCACCACCGCGCCCGGCACGCTCACCGACCGCGCGCTCGCCCATATGGGCGGGCTGCCACGAGTGTCGCTGAACGGACTGTACCAGAAGGCCCGCTACGTGCGGGCACTCGCTTCAGGCATCCCCTTCAAGCTGCTGAACTGA
- a CDS encoding cytochrome c oxidase subunit 3 yields the protein MADGHNRQHDYHIIDPSPWPFLASIGAFIMAIGGVSYMRYLSGQPFDLFGLNLANPWVFFIGLVLVLYTMFSWWADTIKEAHEGHHTRVVSLHLRYGMIMFIASEVMFFVAWFWAFFDASLFPGEAIQAARTTFTGGTWPPKGIEVLDPWHLPIYNTVILLLSGTTVTWAHHALLHGDRKGLINGLTLTVLLGLLFTFVQGYEYAHAPFAFKNSIYGATFFMATGFHGFHVIVGTIFLAVCLFRAIGGDFTPKQHFGFEAAAWYWHFVDVVWLFLFFAIYIWGGWGAPLAHG from the coding sequence ATGGCAGACGGACATAACAGACAACACGACTATCACATCATCGATCCAAGCCCGTGGCCGTTCCTGGCTTCGATCGGCGCATTCATCATGGCGATCGGTGGCGTGTCCTACATGCGTTATCTTTCCGGGCAGCCTTTCGACCTGTTCGGCTTGAACCTGGCCAATCCGTGGGTCTTCTTCATCGGTCTGGTTCTGGTGCTCTACACCATGTTCTCCTGGTGGGCAGACACCATCAAGGAAGCTCACGAGGGACATCATACACGGGTCGTGTCGCTGCACCTGCGCTACGGCATGATCATGTTCATCGCTTCCGAAGTGATGTTCTTTGTCGCTTGGTTCTGGGCCTTCTTCGATGCCAGCCTGTTTCCGGGGGAAGCCATCCAGGCCGCGCGCACGACCTTCACGGGCGGGACGTGGCCGCCGAAGGGCATCGAGGTTCTCGATCCGTGGCATCTGCCGATCTACAACACCGTGATCCTGCTGCTGTCGGGCACGACGGTGACCTGGGCTCACCACGCGCTGCTGCATGGCGATCGCAAGGGCCTGATCAACGGCTTGACTCTGACGGTGTTGCTTGGTCTGCTCTTCACCTTCGTGCAGGGCTATGAGTATGCGCATGCGCCCTTCGCCTTCAAGAACTCGATCTACGGCGCGACCTTCTTCATGGCGACCGGCTTTCACGGTTTCCATGTCATCGTCGGCACGATCTTTCTCGCCGTCTGCCTGTTCCGGGCGATCGGCGGCGATTTCACGCCGAAGCAACATTTCGGCTTCGAGGCTGCGGCTTGGTACTGGCACTTCGTCGACGTGGTCTGGCTTTTCCTCTTCTTCGCCATCTATATCTGGGGCGGATGGGGCGCGCCGCTGGCGCATGGCTGA
- a CDS encoding outer membrane surface antigen has translation MQPITKQALEKNSRTACGVLKLVTVAILCLSAAGCMGTGFGLADNVDTGVTTQSTPAATRKPVDSDEATIRNAVSSADLGRLNGEPLPWANTDTGSAGVVTGITQTQAGEVTCRDFTTTSHSFKGVSKYRGTTCLTPSGEWKIVSFDEQV, from the coding sequence GTGCAACCAATAACAAAGCAGGCATTGGAAAAGAATAGCCGCACCGCCTGCGGAGTCCTCAAACTTGTCACGGTGGCAATCCTTTGCCTGTCGGCGGCTGGTTGCATGGGAACCGGTTTCGGACTTGCCGACAATGTCGATACCGGCGTGACGACACAGTCCACACCGGCAGCAACCCGCAAGCCGGTCGATTCCGACGAGGCGACGATTCGCAACGCCGTCAGCTCCGCAGACCTCGGTCGCCTCAACGGCGAACCGCTGCCTTGGGCCAACACGGATACCGGCAGCGCTGGCGTCGTCACGGGGATCACCCAGACGCAGGCTGGTGAAGTCACCTGCCGGGACTTTACGACGACCAGCCACAGTTTCAAGGGCGTATCCAAATATCGTGGCACGACCTGCCTGACGCCGTCGGGCGAGTGGAAGATCGTCAGCTTCGACGAGCAGGTCTGA
- a CDS encoding cytochrome c oxidase subunit 2 has translation MRNKAIAAMASAASLLFAGAAFAAQPMPWQTDLQPAASGVMKEIRWFEEYTLWFIVPITLLVLALLIIVVVRFRAAANPVPSKTSHNTAIEIIWTLGPVVVLFLIAIPSFQLLSNELIIPKDTDLTIKATGNQWYWSYEYQGEKELAFDSLLLKDADRAKLGKEDKGAYPRLLAVDNELVVPVNKTVRVLVTGADVIHAFAMPAFGVKIDAVPGRMNETWFKADKEGLYYGQCSELCGKDHAFMPVAIRVVTEEQYKTWLTAAAGNLGAANKALMAATDGKKTVDVASSAQ, from the coding sequence GTGAGGAATAAGGCTATTGCAGCAATGGCGTCGGCCGCCAGTTTGCTCTTTGCTGGCGCGGCATTTGCCGCCCAACCGATGCCGTGGCAGACTGATCTGCAGCCGGCGGCATCCGGTGTGATGAAGGAAATCAGGTGGTTTGAGGAGTATACCCTCTGGTTCATCGTGCCGATCACCCTGCTGGTTCTGGCGCTGCTGATCATCGTCGTCGTCCGGTTCCGCGCCGCTGCCAATCCGGTCCCCTCCAAGACCAGCCACAATACGGCGATCGAGATCATCTGGACGCTCGGGCCGGTCGTGGTTCTCTTCCTGATCGCCATCCCCTCGTTCCAGCTTCTTTCGAACGAACTGATCATTCCCAAGGACACGGATCTGACGATCAAGGCGACGGGCAACCAGTGGTACTGGTCCTATGAATATCAGGGCGAAAAGGAACTCGCCTTCGACTCGCTGCTCTTGAAGGACGCCGATCGCGCCAAGCTCGGCAAGGAAGATAAGGGTGCCTATCCGCGCCTGCTGGCTGTGGATAACGAACTCGTCGTTCCTGTGAACAAGACGGTGCGCGTTCTGGTGACCGGCGCAGACGTCATTCACGCCTTCGCAATGCCTGCTTTCGGTGTGAAGATCGACGCCGTTCCGGGCCGCATGAACGAAACCTGGTTCAAGGCGGACAAGGAAGGCCTCTATTACGGCCAGTGTTCCGAGCTCTGTGGCAAGGACCACGCCTTCATGCCGGTCGCCATTCGCGTTGTGACCGAAGAACAGTACAAGACGTGGCTGACCGCCGCCGCCGGCAATCTCGGCGCGGCCAACAAGGCCCTCATGGCAGCCACCGACGGCAAGAAGACCGTCGACGTGGCCTCCAGTGCACAGTAA
- a CDS encoding cytochrome c oxidase subunit 1, with the protein MASNHDHAHDHAGGHDAHAAHDHHHAPGFFTRWFFSTNHKDIGTLYLIFAIMAGVVGGALSVVMRMELQEPGIQIFHGLASMVYGFEGDAAIDGGKQMYNVFTTAHALIMIFFMVMPALIGGFANWMIPIMIGAPDMAFPRMNNISFWLIVPAFILLILSMFAPGPAGGYGVGGGWTMYPPLATSGTPGPSVDLAILALHIAGASSILGAINFITTIMNMRAPGMTLHKMPLFAWSVLITAFLLLLSLPVLAGGITMLLTDRNFGTSFFAPENGGDPILFQHLFWFFGHPEVYILILPGFGIISHIISTFSRKPVFGYLGMAYAMVAIGAVGFIVWAHHMYTVGLSLNTQRYFLFATMVIAVPTGVKIFSWIATMWGGSISFRTPMIWAIGFIFLFTVGGVTGVQLANAGLDRAVHDTYYVVAHFHYVLSLGAVFAIFAAWYYWFPKMTGYMYNETLGNLHFFIMFVGVNMVFFPQHFLGLAGMPRRYIDYPDAFAGWNYVSSVGSYISAFGVLVFFVCVIEAFMKKRVAGDNPWGPGADTLEWQLSSPPPTHQWEQLPRIK; encoded by the coding sequence ATGGCTAGCAATCACGATCACGCCCATGATCACGCCGGGGGGCACGACGCCCACGCCGCGCACGATCATCACCATGCTCCGGGCTTCTTCACCCGTTGGTTCTTTTCGACCAATCACAAGGATATCGGCACGCTCTACCTGATCTTCGCGATCATGGCCGGCGTTGTCGGCGGCGCGCTCTCCGTCGTCATGCGCATGGAACTGCAGGAGCCGGGCATCCAGATCTTCCACGGCCTGGCCTCCATGGTCTACGGCTTCGAAGGCGATGCCGCCATTGATGGCGGCAAGCAGATGTACAACGTCTTCACGACGGCGCATGCTCTGATCATGATCTTCTTCATGGTCATGCCGGCGCTCATCGGCGGCTTCGCCAACTGGATGATCCCGATCATGATCGGCGCGCCGGACATGGCGTTCCCGCGCATGAACAACATCTCCTTCTGGCTGATCGTCCCCGCCTTCATCCTTCTCATCCTGTCCATGTTCGCGCCCGGCCCGGCCGGCGGCTATGGCGTGGGTGGCGGCTGGACCATGTATCCGCCGCTGGCGACATCCGGCACGCCCGGACCGTCCGTCGACCTCGCGATCCTGGCGCTCCACATTGCCGGCGCATCCTCGATCCTCGGCGCGATCAACTTCATCACCACGATCATGAACATGCGCGCGCCGGGCATGACGCTGCACAAGATGCCGCTCTTTGCCTGGTCGGTCCTGATCACCGCCTTCCTGCTGCTGCTGTCGCTGCCCGTTCTTGCCGGCGGCATCACCATGTTGCTCACCGACCGCAACTTCGGCACGTCCTTCTTCGCACCGGAAAACGGTGGTGACCCGATCCTCTTCCAGCACCTGTTCTGGTTCTTCGGTCACCCGGAAGTGTACATCCTGATCCTGCCCGGCTTCGGCATTATCAGTCACATCATCTCCACCTTCTCGCGCAAGCCGGTCTTCGGCTATCTCGGGATGGCCTATGCGATGGTGGCGATCGGCGCCGTCGGCTTCATCGTGTGGGCGCACCACATGTACACGGTCGGGCTGTCGCTCAACACGCAGCGCTACTTCCTCTTCGCCACCATGGTGATTGCGGTGCCGACGGGCGTGAAGATCTTCTCCTGGATCGCAACGATGTGGGGCGGCTCGATCTCGTTCCGCACACCGATGATCTGGGCGATCGGCTTCATCTTCCTGTTCACCGTCGGTGGTGTGACGGGCGTACAGCTGGCCAACGCAGGTCTCGACCGTGCGGTGCACGACACCTATTACGTCGTGGCGCACTTCCACTACGTTCTGTCGCTCGGCGCCGTCTTCGCCATCTTTGCTGCCTGGTACTACTGGTTCCCGAAGATGACCGGCTACATGTACAATGAAACGCTGGGCAACCTGCATTTCTTCATCATGTTCGTCGGCGTGAACATGGTGTTCTTCCCGCAGCACTTCCTCGGCCTCGCCGGCATGCCGCGCCGCTACATCGACTATCCGGATGCATTCGCCGGCTGGAACTATGTCTCGTCGGTCGGCTCCTATATCTCGGCCTTCGGCGTGCTTGTCTTCTTCGTCTGCGTCATCGAGGCGTTCATGAAGAAGCGGGTGGCAGGCGACAATCCCTGGGGCCCGGGTGCCGACACGCTGGAATGGCAGCTGTCGTCTCCGCCGCCGACCCACCAGTGGGAACAGCTTCCGCGCATCAAGTAA
- a CDS encoding cytochrome c oxidase assembly protein subunit 11 produces MAKGTQERRNGLVVAVCLSLFFGMVGLSYAAVPLYRMFCQVTGYGGTVREVEQASSVILDQTIKVRFDGNVAPGFTWDFKPDQREVVMKIGETKQIYFHAKNTSDKELTGQATFNVTPEQAGAYFNKIQCFCFTETTLKPGEELEMPVLFFVDPDIVKDRETKSIGTITLSYTFYPHEKTRPVADAKKPVDAAKKL; encoded by the coding sequence ATGGCGAAAGGAACACAGGAGAGGCGCAACGGCTTGGTCGTAGCGGTCTGTCTGAGCCTGTTCTTCGGTATGGTCGGCCTGTCATACGCGGCCGTGCCGCTCTATCGCATGTTCTGCCAGGTGACGGGCTATGGCGGGACCGTGCGTGAGGTCGAGCAGGCCTCCAGCGTCATTCTGGACCAGACGATCAAGGTCCGTTTCGACGGCAATGTCGCGCCCGGCTTTACCTGGGACTTCAAGCCCGATCAGCGCGAAGTCGTCATGAAGATCGGCGAGACGAAGCAGATCTATTTCCACGCGAAGAACACGTCCGACAAGGAGCTGACCGGCCAGGCGACCTTCAACGTCACGCCCGAACAGGCCGGCGCCTATTTCAACAAGATCCAGTGCTTCTGCTTCACCGAAACGACGCTGAAGCCGGGGGAGGAACTGGAAATGCCCGTGCTCTTCTTCGTCGATCCCGACATCGTCAAGGATCGCGAGACGAAGAGCATCGGAACCATCACGCTGTCGTACACCTTCTATCCGCATGAGAAGACCCGCCCGGTCGCCGATGCGAAGAAGCCGGTGGACGCCGCGAAGAAGCTTTGA
- a CDS encoding Pyridoxamine 5'-phosphate oxidase, which produces MTANGLITSDFTEENEPFTLFAQWLSDATESELNDPNALALATVDDEGLPNVRMVLLKGFDQDGFVFYTNYESQKGRELLGARKAAMCFHWKSLRRQVRVRGDVETVTDAEADEYYASRARGSRIGAWASKQSRPLESRFALEKAVAEYTAKFGLGDIPRPPHWSGFRLKPRAIEFWHDRKFRLHDRVEFKRVEGGWDKVRMYP; this is translated from the coding sequence ATGACCGCAAATGGGTTAATAACAAGTGACTTCACAGAAGAAAATGAACCATTCACACTTTTCGCCCAGTGGCTGTCCGATGCTACGGAAAGCGAACTGAATGATCCAAATGCGCTCGCGCTTGCCACGGTCGATGACGAAGGTCTGCCCAATGTACGAATGGTTCTTCTCAAGGGTTTTGATCAGGACGGCTTTGTCTTTTATACGAACTATGAGAGCCAGAAGGGTAGGGAACTTCTAGGCGCGCGTAAGGCGGCCATGTGCTTTCACTGGAAAAGTCTGCGTCGCCAGGTGCGTGTGCGCGGCGATGTGGAGACGGTCACGGATGCCGAGGCGGATGAATACTACGCCTCGCGTGCCCGTGGCAGCCGTATCGGCGCCTGGGCTTCAAAGCAGTCGCGCCCCTTGGAAAGCCGCTTCGCCCTGGAGAAGGCAGTCGCTGAATATACTGCGAAATTCGGTCTCGGCGATATTCCGCGCCCGCCGCACTGGTCGGGTTTCCGCCTGAAGCCGCGCGCCATCGAATTCTGGCACGACCGCAAGTTCCGCCTCCATGATCGCGTCGAGTTCAAGCGCGTCGAGGGCGGATGGGACAAGGTCCGCATGTATCCGTGA